Proteins encoded in a region of the Desulfurella sp. genome:
- a CDS encoding DMT family transporter, with amino-acid sequence MQNTKKGYLYLTICIASWALIPIASKEILSNLDNIQMLFYSSVISTFVLFLFVIFQKKIKLLFSYKLEDYFYMALIGFIGIYFNYLMLYKAFSIADAAVVFILNYTWPVFLFIFSIFVFKEKLTIRKIFAILISFFGITVIITKGNIAKINFGNIEGDFFAILAALSAATYSIIGKKKNFEKTTSVFFYFLFVLFFITPTLFILSSFKIPDIKSLFWLFINGTFINGISFIFWFKALENLKTHIISNAIYLTPFLSLIYLNIFLGQKIFISSVIGLMFIASSIIIVSIKPHALD; translated from the coding sequence ATGCAAAACACTAAAAAAGGTTATTTATACTTAACAATTTGTATTGCATCCTGGGCGCTTATACCAATTGCATCAAAAGAAATTTTAAGTAATCTGGATAATATTCAGATGCTTTTTTACTCAAGTGTAATATCTACATTTGTCCTTTTTTTATTTGTAATTTTTCAAAAAAAAATTAAGCTTTTATTTTCATATAAACTTGAAGATTATTTCTATATGGCTTTGATTGGATTTATTGGAATTTATTTTAATTATCTCATGCTTTATAAAGCTTTTAGTATTGCAGATGCTGCTGTAGTTTTTATACTAAACTACACATGGCCAGTATTTTTGTTTATTTTTTCAATATTTGTATTTAAAGAAAAATTAACAATAAGAAAAATTTTTGCTATTTTAATAAGTTTTTTTGGCATAACGGTTATTATAACAAAAGGAAATATAGCTAAAATTAACTTTGGAAATATTGAAGGGGATTTTTTTGCAATACTTGCAGCTTTAAGCGCTGCAACATATTCTATTATTGGTAAGAAAAAAAATTTCGAGAAAACCACAAGTGTCTTTTTTTATTTTTTATTTGTTTTATTTTTTATCACACCAACATTATTTATACTATCTTCTTTTAAAATTCCTGACATAAAGAGCTTATTTTGGTTATTTATAAATGGTACATTTATAAATGGTATTAGTTTTATATTTTGGTTTAAAGCTCTTGAGAATTTAAAAACACATATTATATCAAATGCTATATATTTGACACCATTTTTATCTTTGATTTATTTAAATATCTTTTTGGGTCAAAAGATATTTATTTCATCAGTGATAGGGTTGATGTTTATTGCAAGCTCAATTATAATCGTTTCTATAAAACCACATGCTCTTGATTAA
- a CDS encoding amino acid ABC transporter ATP-binding protein, with translation MINAKNVKKSFGKNLVLKGVSLSVKPKEVVVIMGASGSGKSTFLRCLNGLEKVDSGEIYINNVEITHNKTNLNLVRREVGMVFQHFNLFAHLSVLDNITIGPVKVLGKSKEEAENIAMNLLKKVGLEEKANNYPDELSGGQQQRVAIARALAMNPIVMLFDEPTSALDPEMVGEVLSVMRNLAKEGMTMIVVTHEMGFAREVGDRVVFMDDGQIVEEGSPQEIFTNPKQERTKAFISKIL, from the coding sequence TTGATAAACGCTAAGAATGTTAAAAAAAGTTTTGGAAAAAATTTGGTACTAAAAGGTGTATCTTTATCAGTTAAGCCAAAAGAAGTTGTTGTTATAATGGGGGCATCTGGTTCCGGTAAAAGTACTTTTTTGAGATGTTTAAATGGATTGGAAAAAGTCGATAGCGGAGAAATTTATATTAACAATGTCGAGATTACACACAACAAAACTAACTTAAATTTAGTAAGAAGAGAAGTTGGTATGGTTTTTCAGCATTTTAACTTATTTGCTCATCTGTCTGTGCTTGATAATATTACAATTGGACCGGTTAAAGTACTTGGAAAGTCTAAAGAAGAAGCCGAAAATATAGCCATGAATTTGCTAAAAAAAGTTGGTTTAGAAGAAAAAGCTAATAATTACCCGGATGAGTTGTCTGGCGGTCAACAACAGCGTGTTGCAATTGCCAGGGCTTTGGCAATGAACCCCATTGTAATGTTGTTTGATGAACCTACAAGTGCTCTTGATCCAGAAATGGTAGGAGAAGTGCTTTCTGTTATGAGAAATTTAGCCAAAGAAGGCATGACAATGATTGTTGTAACTCACGAAATGGGATTTGCTCGTGAAGTTGGAGATCGAGTTGTTTTTATGGACGACGGTCAGATTGTGGAAGAAGGTTCACCACAGGAAATTTTTACAAACCCAAAACAAGAACGCACTAAAGCTTTTATTAGCAAAATTCTCTAG